The Mesorhizobium loti genome includes a region encoding these proteins:
- a CDS encoding AAA family ATPase yields MTMSNLAYDAPVDGSDTSQQDIAAMQALRPIPRISIQAFCETEGVANPVERAGEDRRMTKAHLKVHMGGVPTAIEFYQSAPTPNLILLESRSEPKQLLEQLAQLSEYCDPTSKVVVIGHYNDVGLYRELIRNGISEYVIAPVSMADIVSVVSSIFIDPEAEPLGRSIAFVGAKGGVGSSTIAHNVAWAMSSLFKSEVVVADLDLAFGTANINFDQDPAQGIAEAVFSPERIDEVYLDRLLTQCAEHLSLLAAPSTLERVYDFDPEAFTQLIDTAQRSVPLLVLDIPHVWTGWTKNTLIKADEIVITATPELANLRNTKNLVDMFKRLRPNDPPPKLIINQAGVPKRPEISPSDFAEPLGLSPMSVIGFDPLLFGNAANNGRMLGEMDAKNPVVAMINEMAHVLTGRSEIKAKKKAGLGNLLGKFSRNKK; encoded by the coding sequence ATGACGATGAGCAACCTTGCCTACGACGCCCCGGTGGATGGCAGCGATACCTCGCAGCAGGACATCGCCGCGATGCAGGCGTTGCGGCCGATCCCGCGCATCTCGATCCAGGCATTCTGCGAGACCGAGGGCGTTGCCAATCCGGTCGAGCGCGCCGGCGAGGACCGCCGCATGACCAAGGCGCATCTCAAGGTCCATATGGGCGGCGTTCCCACCGCCATCGAATTCTACCAATCGGCGCCAACGCCCAACCTGATCCTGCTGGAATCGCGCAGCGAGCCGAAGCAATTGCTGGAGCAACTCGCCCAGCTCTCGGAATATTGCGATCCCACTTCCAAGGTGGTGGTGATCGGTCATTACAATGATGTCGGTCTCTACCGCGAACTCATCCGCAACGGCATTTCCGAATATGTGATCGCACCGGTATCGATGGCTGACATTGTCAGCGTGGTGTCGTCGATTTTCATCGATCCGGAAGCCGAGCCGCTCGGCCGCTCGATCGCCTTTGTCGGCGCCAAGGGTGGCGTCGGCTCCTCGACGATTGCCCACAATGTGGCTTGGGCGATGTCCTCTCTGTTCAAATCCGAGGTGGTCGTCGCCGATCTCGATCTCGCTTTCGGCACCGCCAACATCAATTTCGACCAGGATCCGGCACAAGGCATCGCCGAAGCGGTGTTTTCGCCGGAGCGCATCGATGAAGTCTATCTTGACCGGCTGCTGACCCAGTGCGCCGAGCATCTGTCGTTGCTGGCAGCACCTTCGACGCTCGAACGGGTCTATGACTTCGATCCGGAGGCCTTCACTCAGCTCATCGACACCGCCCAGCGCAGCGTGCCGCTTTTGGTGCTCGATATTCCCCATGTCTGGACGGGCTGGACCAAGAACACCCTGATCAAGGCCGACGAGATCGTCATCACGGCGACACCGGAACTGGCCAATCTGCGCAACACCAAGAACCTCGTCGACATGTTCAAACGGCTTCGTCCCAACGACCCGCCGCCGAAGTTGATCATCAACCAGGCCGGCGTCCCGAAGCGTCCGGAGATTTCGCCGTCCGACTTCGCCGAGCCGCTCGGCCTGTCGCCAATGTCGGTCATTGGTTTCGATCCGTTGCTGTTCGGCAATGCCGCCAACAACGGACGCATGCTTGGCGAAATGGATGCTAAGAACCCGGTTGTCGCGATGATCAACGAAATGGCGCATGTGCTGACCGGGCGCAGTGAAATCAAGGCCAAGAAGAAGGCCGGGCTTGGCAACCTGCTCGGCAAGTTCTCGCGCAACAAGAAGTGA
- a CDS encoding CpaF family protein: protein MFGKRGSDDGNRFTPEFRQPAPAPVAPPAASSAETAVLARPAAAPSAPVAPPARRAVEAPPLAPEPKRAQREKSETYYDTKSQVFSALIDTIDLSQLAKLDPESAREEIRDIVNDIIAIKNFAMTIAEQEELLEDICNDVLGYGPLEPLLARDDIADIMVNGSKNVYIEVNGKVEQTGIRFRDNQQLLNICQRIVSQVGRRVDESSPICDARLPDGSRVNVIAPPLSIDGATLTIRKFKKDKLTLDQLVKFGAISPQGAEVLKIISRVRCNIVISGGTGSGKTTLLNCLTNYIDREERVITCEDSAELQLQQPHVVRLETRPPNLEGEGEVTMRDLVKNCLRMRPERIIVGEVRGPEVFDLLQAMNTGHDGSMGTIHSNSPRECLNRIESMIAMGGYSLPQKTVREIVVGSIDVIIQAARLRDGSRRITHITEVIGMEGDVIITQDIVLYNIKGEDANGRLLGEHVSTGIGRPHFWERARYYGEEQRLAIALEAMEKRAD, encoded by the coding sequence ATGTTTGGTAAAAGAGGCAGCGACGACGGCAACCGGTTCACGCCGGAATTTCGCCAGCCAGCACCGGCGCCTGTCGCGCCGCCGGCTGCAAGTTCCGCGGAGACGGCGGTTCTGGCCCGGCCTGCGGCTGCGCCAAGCGCGCCTGTCGCGCCGCCGGCGCGCCGCGCGGTCGAGGCACCGCCATTGGCGCCTGAGCCGAAGCGGGCACAGCGCGAAAAGAGCGAAACCTACTACGACACCAAGAGCCAGGTTTTCTCCGCGCTCATCGACACGATCGATCTGTCGCAGCTCGCCAAGCTTGATCCTGAAAGCGCGCGCGAGGAAATCCGCGACATCGTCAACGACATCATCGCGATCAAGAATTTCGCGATGACGATCGCCGAGCAGGAAGAATTGCTCGAGGACATCTGCAACGATGTGCTCGGCTATGGGCCGCTCGAGCCGCTGCTCGCGCGCGACGACATCGCCGATATCATGGTCAACGGCTCCAAGAACGTCTACATCGAAGTCAACGGCAAGGTCGAGCAGACCGGCATCCGCTTCCGTGATAACCAGCAGCTCCTCAACATCTGCCAGCGCATCGTCAGCCAGGTTGGCCGCCGTGTCGACGAATCCAGTCCGATCTGCGACGCGCGCCTTCCCGACGGCTCCCGCGTCAACGTCATCGCGCCGCCGCTCTCCATCGACGGCGCCACGCTCACCATCCGCAAATTCAAGAAGGACAAGCTGACGCTCGATCAGTTGGTCAAGTTCGGCGCCATTTCACCGCAGGGCGCCGAAGTTCTCAAGATCATCAGCCGTGTTCGCTGCAACATCGTCATCTCGGGTGGTACCGGCTCGGGCAAGACGACGCTGCTCAACTGCCTGACCAACTATATCGACCGCGAGGAGCGCGTCATCACCTGCGAGGACTCGGCCGAGCTGCAACTGCAGCAGCCGCATGTCGTGCGCCTCGAAACCCGCCCGCCCAATCTGGAGGGCGAAGGTGAGGTGACAATGCGTGACCTGGTCAAGAACTGCCTGCGCATGCGCCCCGAGCGCATCATCGTCGGCGAAGTGCGCGGACCAGAAGTGTTCGACCTTCTGCAGGCGATGAACACCGGCCATGACGGTTCGATGGGAACGATCCACTCGAACAGTCCGCGCGAATGCCTGAACCGTATCGAATCCATGATCGCCATGGGCGGTTATTCGCTGCCGCAGAAGACAGTGCGCGAAATCGTCGTCGGCTCCATCGACGTGATCATCCAGGCGGCACGCCTGCGTGACGGATCGCGTCGCATCACCCACATCACCGAGGTGATCGGAATGGAGGGCGACGTCATCATCACGCAGGATATCGTCCTGTACAACATCAAGGGCGAGGACGCCAATGGAAGGCTGCTGGGAGAGCATGTATCGACCGGCATCGGTCGTCCGCATTTCTGGGAGCGGGCTCGCTATTATGGCGAGGAGCAGCGCCTCGCCATTGCGCTCGAGGCGATGGAGAAACGCGCTGACTGA
- a CDS encoding type II secretion system F family protein, with protein MFGIDGTVLAFIVLAGFSAGAVAYAFLFTRISNEKQVGKRLETIRTAETDRSVVKASRDRAAEAVKRRKSVQDSLNELDAKQKTKDSAVKKPPLKAQLRQAGLKTTIERFYIYSAICGLALTMAAFVGGAPLIVLPGVLLAGALGLPRWFVSFRRARRVKAFLNEFPNALDIIVRAVKSGLPLNDAVRLIANESPEPVKTEFRRIVDSQQMGLSIPDATLRMPETMPCTEASFFGIVIQIQSQAGGNLSEALGNLSRVLRDRKKMKAKVAALSMEAKASAAIIGALPFIVAFLVYLSSPAYLMPLFVTSVGHLILGCSAVWMSIGIFVMRKMMNFEV; from the coding sequence ATGTTTGGAATTGACGGCACAGTACTGGCCTTTATCGTGCTCGCCGGCTTCAGCGCCGGCGCGGTCGCCTATGCATTCCTGTTCACCCGGATCAGCAACGAGAAACAGGTTGGCAAGCGGCTCGAAACGATCAGGACGGCCGAGACGGATCGTTCCGTCGTCAAGGCCTCGCGCGACCGCGCAGCGGAAGCCGTCAAGCGGCGCAAATCGGTTCAGGATTCGCTCAACGAGCTCGACGCAAAGCAGAAAACCAAAGACAGCGCGGTCAAGAAACCACCGCTGAAAGCCCAGCTCCGTCAGGCCGGGTTGAAGACCACCATCGAGCGCTTCTATATATACTCCGCCATATGCGGCCTCGCTTTGACGATGGCTGCCTTTGTGGGCGGAGCGCCGCTGATCGTCTTGCCGGGCGTGCTGCTGGCCGGCGCGCTCGGCCTGCCGCGCTGGTTCGTCTCGTTTCGTCGCGCCCGCCGCGTCAAGGCATTCCTCAACGAATTTCCAAACGCGCTCGACATCATCGTGCGCGCCGTAAAATCCGGCCTGCCGCTGAACGACGCCGTGCGCCTGATCGCCAACGAATCGCCCGAACCGGTGAAGACCGAATTTCGTCGTATCGTCGATTCCCAGCAGATGGGCCTGTCGATCCCCGATGCGACCTTGCGCATGCCCGAAACCATGCCTTGCACGGAGGCAAGCTTCTTCGGCATCGTCATCCAGATTCAGTCGCAGGCCGGCGGCAATCTCTCCGAGGCGCTGGGCAACCTTTCGCGCGTGCTCCGCGATCGCAAGAAGATGAAAGCCAAGGTCGCGGCGCTGTCGATGGAAGCCAAGGCGTCCGCCGCGATCATCGGTGCGCTGCCCTTCATCGTCGCCTTTCTCGTCTACCTGTCGAGCCCGGCCTACCTGATGCCGCTGTTCGTCACCAGCGTTGGACATCTGATCCTTGGGTGCTCGGCAGTCTGGATGTCGATCGGCATCTTTGTAATGCGCAAAATGATGAACTTCGAAGTCTAG
- a CDS encoding tetratricopeptide repeat protein, with amino-acid sequence MPTNRRINARGTRLITTALALALAAGVAGCGTDKISTGSIGRTSGKPLETMSAGELHTATTSLGQSYAKNPNDKRIATNYAAALQMDGDADQSLAVMRKLAIALPKDRDVLAAYGKALAANGQFEAALDAVRRAQTPEYPDWKLVSAEAAILDQTGQKDDARQLYRKALDLKPNEPSVLSNLGMSYVLEGDLRTAETYMRSAAQQPNADSRVRQNLALVVGLQGRFDEAEKIASQELSPEQAQANVAYLRQMLAQQNAWSQLKDQDKSKSATN; translated from the coding sequence ATGCCGACCAACCGCAGGATCAACGCCAGGGGAACACGGCTCATCACCACGGCCCTTGCGCTGGCGCTCGCAGCGGGCGTCGCCGGCTGCGGAACCGACAAGATCTCCACCGGCTCGATCGGGCGCACCAGCGGCAAACCGCTGGAAACCATGTCGGCGGGAGAACTGCACACTGCAACGACGTCACTTGGCCAATCCTACGCCAAGAACCCAAACGACAAGCGGATAGCGACCAACTACGCGGCGGCATTGCAGATGGATGGCGACGCCGACCAGTCGCTCGCCGTGATGCGCAAGCTGGCGATCGCCCTGCCGAAGGATCGTGACGTGCTTGCCGCCTATGGCAAGGCGCTGGCCGCCAACGGCCAGTTCGAGGCAGCACTCGACGCCGTGCGCCGCGCCCAAACACCGGAATATCCCGACTGGAAGCTGGTGTCGGCCGAAGCGGCCATTCTCGACCAGACTGGCCAGAAGGACGATGCGCGCCAGCTTTACCGCAAGGCGCTCGACCTCAAGCCGAACGAGCCTTCCGTGCTCTCCAATCTTGGCATGTCCTATGTGCTGGAAGGTGATCTGCGCACCGCCGAAACTTATATGCGTTCGGCCGCGCAGCAGCCGAACGCGGACAGCCGGGTCCGCCAGAACCTGGCACTGGTCGTCGGCTTGCAGGGCCGTTTCGACGAAGCCGAGAAGATCGCCTCACAGGAACTCTCGCCCGAACAGGCGCAGGCGAATGTCGCCTATCTCAGGCAGATGCTGGCGCAGCAAAACGCCTGGAGCCAGCTCAAGGATCAGGACAAGTCAAAGTCCGCGACCAACTGA
- a CDS encoding leucyl aminopeptidase family protein, whose protein sequence is MAWPSSLSQKYSVNPNGRLRTATRRSPHGEHRMPVELVEKKLPGSLPVHLVARDGLEATGLAPAAVAWARANGFSGEASRTLVVPGENGALGGALFGIGDGEGALALGALAKALPEGDWHFASAPVEPELAATALVLGGYVFTRYGKKSDKALRFELPAGVDAGRVRRIADGVFMTRDLVNTPTSDMGPEDLEQAVRTLAARHKAEVSVVKGGDLLDQNFPMIHAVGRASAGAPRLIDMRWGQQGAPKVTLVGKGVCFDTGGLDIKPSSGMLLMKKDMGGAANVLGLASMIMAAGLNLRLRVLIPAVENSIAGNAFRPGDVLTSRKGMSVEIGNTDAEGRLVLADALALADEEEPQLLVDMATLTGAARVALGPDLPPFYTGDEALAAELAAASVAVEDPLWRMPLWRPYDAKLSSKIADINNVTTDGFAGSITAALFLKRFVEKTAGWAHFDIFAWNPADRPHGPAGGEAQGIRALERIISKRYG, encoded by the coding sequence ATTGCGTGGCCGTCTTCCCTCTCGCAGAAATATTCTGTTAACCCTAACGGACGGTTAAGAACGGCGACTCGAAGGTCGCCGCATGGAGAACATCGAATGCCTGTCGAACTCGTCGAGAAGAAACTGCCGGGCTCACTGCCGGTCCATCTGGTCGCCAGGGACGGTCTCGAGGCGACGGGTCTTGCGCCAGCCGCCGTCGCCTGGGCCAGAGCCAACGGTTTTTCCGGCGAGGCAAGCAGGACGCTGGTCGTGCCCGGCGAAAACGGCGCGCTCGGCGGCGCCTTGTTCGGTATAGGCGATGGCGAAGGCGCGCTCGCCCTCGGCGCGCTGGCGAAAGCCTTGCCGGAAGGCGACTGGCATTTCGCCTCGGCGCCGGTCGAGCCGGAACTCGCGGCGACCGCGCTGGTGCTCGGCGGCTATGTCTTCACCCGCTACGGCAAGAAGTCAGACAAGGCGCTGCGCTTCGAACTGCCGGCCGGCGTCGATGCCGGGCGCGTTCGCCGCATTGCCGATGGCGTCTTCATGACACGTGATCTGGTCAACACGCCGACCAGCGATATGGGCCCGGAAGACCTGGAGCAGGCGGTGCGGACCCTGGCCGCCAGGCACAAGGCCGAAGTCTCGGTGGTGAAGGGCGGGGATCTCCTCGATCAGAACTTCCCGATGATCCATGCCGTCGGCCGCGCGTCGGCCGGCGCACCGCGTCTGATCGACATGAGATGGGGGCAGCAAGGCGCGCCGAAGGTGACGCTGGTCGGCAAGGGCGTCTGTTTCGACACGGGCGGTCTCGACATCAAACCATCGTCCGGCATGCTGTTGATGAAGAAGGACATGGGCGGCGCCGCCAATGTGCTTGGCCTCGCCTCGATGATCATGGCTGCCGGCCTGAATTTGCGGCTGCGCGTGCTCATTCCCGCGGTCGAGAATTCGATTGCCGGCAACGCCTTCCGGCCCGGCGACGTGCTGACGAGCCGCAAGGGCATGTCAGTCGAGATCGGCAACACGGATGCCGAGGGGCGGCTGGTGCTGGCCGATGCGCTGGCGCTGGCCGACGAGGAGGAACCGCAGCTTCTGGTCGACATGGCGACGCTGACCGGGGCTGCCCGTGTCGCGCTCGGCCCCGATTTGCCACCCTTCTATACCGGCGACGAAGCGCTGGCTGCCGAACTGGCGGCGGCTTCCGTCGCGGTCGAAGATCCGCTGTGGCGCATGCCGTTGTGGCGGCCCTACGATGCAAAGCTGTCGTCGAAGATCGCCGACATCAACAATGTCACCACGGACGGTTTTGCCGGCTCGATCACGGCGGCACTGTTCCTCAAGCGCTTTGTCGAAAAGACCGCGGGCTGGGCGCATTTCGACATCTTCGCCTGGAACCCAGCCGACCGCCCGCATGGTCCCGCCGGCGGCGAGGCACAAGGCATCCGCGCGCTGGAGCGGATCATCTCGAAACGCTACGGCTGA
- a CDS encoding type II secretion system F family protein, with product MTEQVIKTLTDPTFLIAMLVAIAVFATVFTLLPAFGGNQLKSRMKTVALERDELRAKQRARLAVEADRRRKGLREEQSVGMRNIVDRLDLKRALADEGTLQKLKVAGFRGQNPLTRFLFFRLVLPFVGFALAAIYIFVLGGLPDKPLVIRLFVCILVAYGGFYAPVVYVNNRATKRKQSIQMAWPDALDLLLICVESGMSVEAALRKVADEIGAQSVALAEEFILTNAELSYLQERKQAYENLASRTGLDSVKSVSQALVQAERYGTPVAHALRVLAAESRDMRMNAAEKKAAALPPKLTVPMILFFLPVLFAIILGPAGIQVSQRGIFGDHSAPAAAQ from the coding sequence ATGACCGAGCAAGTCATCAAAACCCTGACGGATCCGACCTTCCTGATCGCGATGCTGGTCGCCATTGCGGTGTTTGCGACCGTCTTCACCTTGCTGCCGGCGTTTGGCGGAAACCAGCTCAAGTCACGCATGAAAACCGTTGCGCTGGAACGCGACGAACTGCGTGCCAAACAGCGCGCCCGGCTTGCTGTCGAGGCGGATCGCCGGCGCAAGGGTCTGCGCGAGGAACAGTCGGTTGGCATGCGCAACATTGTCGATCGGCTGGATCTGAAGCGCGCGCTCGCCGACGAGGGCACGTTACAGAAACTCAAGGTGGCCGGGTTTCGCGGGCAAAATCCGCTGACGCGGTTTCTTTTCTTCCGTCTCGTGCTTCCTTTTGTCGGCTTCGCGCTGGCGGCAATCTACATCTTCGTGCTCGGAGGATTACCCGACAAGCCATTGGTCATCAGGCTGTTCGTCTGCATCCTCGTTGCTTATGGCGGCTTCTACGCGCCGGTTGTCTATGTCAACAACCGTGCCACCAAGCGCAAGCAGTCGATCCAGATGGCATGGCCGGATGCGCTCGATCTGCTGCTGATCTGCGTCGAGTCGGGCATGTCGGTGGAAGCAGCACTCCGCAAGGTCGCCGACGAGATCGGTGCGCAATCGGTGGCTCTGGCGGAAGAATTCATCCTCACCAACGCCGAGCTTTCCTATCTGCAGGAGCGCAAGCAGGCGTACGAGAACCTGGCAAGCCGCACCGGCCTGGATTCAGTCAAGTCCGTGTCGCAGGCACTCGTCCAGGCCGAGCGCTACGGCACGCCGGTGGCGCATGCACTGCGCGTGCTTGCTGCCGAAAGCCGCGACATGCGCATGAATGCGGCCGAAAAGAAGGCTGCCGCCTTGCCGCCAAAGCTCACCGTGCCGATGATCCTGTTTTTCCTGCCAGTGCTTTTCGCCATCATTCTAGGCCCCGCCGGCATTCAGGTCAGCCAGCGCGGTATCTTCGGAGATCATTCGGCACCGGCAGCAGCCCAGTAA
- a CDS encoding ligase-associated DNA damage response DEXH box helicase: MTEQPRLAEQNATVALPEPFVRWFGEKGWSPRAHQIELLATAQAGQSVLLIAPTGAGKTLAGFLPSLTELAVRPRRKPGQAHRGIHTLYISPLKALAVDIERNLGKPVEEIGLPVTIETRTGDTPSHKRQRQKLVPPDILLTTPEQLALLIAASDARRFFEDLRYVVLDELHSLVTSKRGHLLALGLARLRSYVPGLQTIGLSATVAEPDELRRWLVDQNPPGTMAGLITVAGGAKPDISILDSEQHVPWSGHSARYAIPEIYEAIKRHRTTILFVNTRSQAELLFQELWRANEDSLPIALHHGSLDVGQRRRVEKAMGENALRAIVATSTLDLGIDWGDVDLVVHVGAPKGASRLAQRIGRANHRMDEPSKAILIPANRFEVLECRAALDANYLGAQDTPPLITGALDVLSQHVLGVACGAPFDADLLFEEVRGAAPYAGLARETFDRVVDFVATGGYALKNYERYARIRKTVDGLWRVSHPRIAQQYRLNVGTIVEMPELNVRYVRQGRGMAGRGGPVLGKVEEYFAETLRPGDNFLFAGKVLRFEGIRENECVVSNGAGANIIVPSYAGGKFPLSTYLADQVRGMLADSDRWQALPEQVADWLRLQKEKSVLPKRGDLLVETFPRGNRHYMVAYPFEGRLAHQTLGMLLTRRLERANARPLGFVATDYSLAVWALDDMAALFKAKKPSLAALFDEDMLGDDLEAWLNDSWMLKRTFRTCAVIAGLIEKRFPGQEKSGRQVTVSADLIYDVLRSHEPDHILLQATRTDAAAGLLDVSRLAEMLSRVRGRIMHKHLEQISPLAVPIMLEIGKESVNGGANESLLMEAADLVEEAMGQR, from the coding sequence GTGACAGAGCAGCCGCGCCTTGCCGAACAGAATGCCACCGTGGCCCTGCCCGAACCATTCGTCAGATGGTTTGGCGAGAAAGGCTGGTCGCCGCGCGCCCATCAGATTGAACTTCTGGCGACAGCCCAGGCCGGACAGTCGGTCCTGCTGATCGCGCCGACCGGGGCCGGCAAGACGCTGGCCGGCTTCCTGCCTTCGCTGACCGAACTGGCTGTCAGGCCAAGGAGAAAGCCAGGCCAGGCGCATCGCGGCATCCACACGCTCTACATCTCGCCGCTGAAGGCGCTTGCTGTCGATATCGAACGCAATCTCGGCAAGCCGGTGGAGGAGATTGGCCTGCCCGTCACCATCGAGACGCGCACAGGCGACACGCCATCACACAAACGACAGCGCCAGAAGCTGGTGCCGCCCGACATCCTGCTGACCACGCCCGAGCAACTGGCGCTGCTGATCGCGGCGTCCGATGCCCGTCGCTTCTTCGAGGATCTGCGCTATGTCGTGCTCGACGAGTTGCACTCGCTGGTGACGTCGAAGCGCGGACATCTGCTGGCGCTCGGTCTGGCGCGGCTCCGCAGCTATGTGCCTGGCCTGCAGACGATCGGTTTGTCGGCGACAGTCGCCGAGCCCGACGAATTGCGGCGTTGGCTGGTCGACCAGAATCCGCCAGGCACTATGGCCGGCCTGATCACCGTGGCCGGTGGGGCCAAGCCCGACATCTCCATTCTCGACTCGGAACAGCATGTGCCGTGGTCCGGCCATTCGGCCCGCTACGCCATTCCCGAAATCTATGAGGCGATCAAGCGGCACCGCACGACGATCCTGTTCGTCAACACACGCAGCCAGGCGGAGCTTTTGTTCCAGGAATTGTGGCGGGCAAATGAGGACTCGCTGCCGATTGCCTTGCATCACGGCTCGCTCGATGTCGGTCAGCGTCGGCGTGTCGAGAAGGCGATGGGCGAGAATGCGCTGCGCGCCATCGTCGCCACGTCGACGCTCGACCTCGGCATCGACTGGGGCGATGTCGATCTTGTCGTGCATGTCGGCGCGCCGAAGGGGGCAAGCCGGCTGGCGCAGCGCATCGGCCGCGCCAACCACCGCATGGACGAGCCTTCCAAGGCAATCCTCATTCCGGCCAATCGTTTCGAGGTGTTGGAATGCCGGGCCGCCCTCGACGCCAATTATCTCGGTGCGCAGGACACGCCGCCGCTGATCACCGGCGCGCTCGACGTGCTGTCGCAGCATGTGCTGGGCGTCGCCTGCGGTGCGCCCTTCGATGCCGATCTGCTGTTTGAAGAGGTGCGCGGTGCCGCGCCCTATGCCGGGCTCGCGCGTGAGACCTTCGACCGCGTCGTAGATTTCGTCGCCACCGGCGGCTACGCGCTGAAGAATTACGAGCGCTATGCCCGCATTAGAAAGACGGTCGACGGGCTGTGGCGCGTCTCGCATCCGCGCATCGCGCAGCAATACCGGCTGAATGTCGGCACCATCGTCGAAATGCCGGAGCTCAATGTCCGCTATGTCAGGCAGGGCCGCGGCATGGCGGGTCGCGGCGGGCCCGTGCTGGGCAAGGTCGAGGAGTATTTCGCCGAGACGCTGCGGCCTGGGGACAACTTCCTGTTCGCCGGCAAGGTGCTGCGCTTCGAGGGCATCCGCGAAAACGAATGCGTCGTCTCCAACGGCGCCGGCGCCAACATCATTGTGCCGTCCTATGCCGGTGGCAAGTTTCCGCTGTCGACCTATCTGGCCGATCAGGTGCGCGGCATGCTGGCCGACAGCGACCGCTGGCAGGCGCTGCCCGAGCAGGTTGCCGACTGGCTGCGGCTGCAGAAGGAAAAATCGGTGCTGCCGAAGCGCGGCGACCTTTTGGTCGAGACCTTTCCACGCGGCAACCGCCACTACATGGTCGCCTATCCCTTCGAGGGCAGGCTGGCGCACCAGACGCTTGGCATGCTTTTGACACGGCGGCTGGAGCGCGCGAACGCCCGCCCGCTCGGCTTCGTCGCCACCGATTATTCGCTGGCCGTCTGGGCGCTGGACGACATGGCGGCCCTGTTCAAGGCGAAGAAGCCGTCATTGGCCGCCTTGTTCGACGAAGACATGTTGGGCGACGATCTCGAGGCCTGGCTGAACGACAGCTGGATGCTGAAGCGTACTTTCCGCACCTGCGCTGTCATCGCAGGGCTGATCGAGAAGCGTTTTCCGGGACAGGAGAAGAGCGGCCGTCAGGTGACGGTGTCGGCCGATCTCATCTATGACGTGCTGCGCAGCCACGAGCCGGACCATATCCTGCTGCAGGCAACGCGCACCGATGCGGCGGCCGGGCTGCTCGATGTCAGCAGACTTGCCGAGATGCTCTCGCGCGTGCGTGGTCGAATCATGCATAAGCATCTTGAGCAGATATCGCCGCTGGCGGTGCCGATCATGCTGGAGATCGGCAAGGAATCGGTGAATGGCGGCGCCAATGAGTCGCTTTTGATGGAAGCCGCCGATCTGGTCGAGGAGGCCATGGGCCAAAGATGA
- a CDS encoding C40 family peptidase, translating to MTARDARLHAFRSDLADARLKGEVAAERFVAGRPARITASVADMRKAPRPDAGVNTQLLFGDDVLVFEVAEGWAWVQAERDGYVGYVADTMLGGRDHAPTHIVCVPRTFLYPGPDLRFPIAGQLSMGSTVTVTDTAETRGTHYAVLPSGEALIAGHLRPLGEAAADYVAVAETFLGTPYLWGGTSGFGIDCSGLVQLAMRMAGSNVLRDSDMQAATLGDPLEPGPDFSGLRRGDLVFWKGHVAIMTDADTMIHANGHTMLVSREGLKDAVARIGYLYGGPTGFRRP from the coding sequence TTGACCGCCAGGGATGCCCGCCTTCACGCTTTCCGTTCCGACCTTGCCGATGCACGGCTGAAGGGCGAGGTCGCCGCCGAGCGCTTCGTCGCCGGCCGGCCGGCGCGGATCACCGCGTCCGTGGCCGATATGCGCAAGGCGCCGCGGCCGGATGCCGGCGTCAACACGCAACTTCTGTTCGGCGATGATGTCCTGGTCTTTGAAGTGGCAGAAGGCTGGGCCTGGGTCCAGGCCGAACGCGACGGCTATGTCGGCTATGTCGCCGACACGATGCTGGGCGGACGGGACCATGCGCCCACGCACATCGTCTGCGTGCCGCGCACCTTCCTCTACCCCGGGCCGGATCTGCGCTTTCCGATCGCCGGACAATTGTCGATGGGATCGACGGTGACGGTGACGGATACAGCCGAGACACGCGGCACGCACTATGCCGTCCTGCCCTCCGGCGAGGCGTTGATCGCGGGTCATCTGCGGCCGCTCGGTGAAGCAGCCGCTGACTATGTCGCTGTTGCCGAGACATTTCTTGGAACACCCTATCTCTGGGGTGGTACTTCCGGCTTCGGCATCGACTGTTCGGGCCTGGTGCAACTGGCGATGCGCATGGCCGGCAGCAACGTGCTGCGCGATTCCGACATGCAGGCGGCGACACTCGGCGATCCGCTCGAGCCGGGTCCTGATTTCTCAGGGCTGCGTCGCGGCGATCTGGTGTTCTGGAAGGGCCATGTCGCCATCATGACCGACGCCGACACGATGATCCACGCCAACGGCCACACCATGCTGGTGTCGCGCGAAGGGCTGAAGGACGCCGTCGCCCGCATTGGCTACCTCTATGGCGGCCCGACAGGGTTTCGGCGGCCGTAG
- a CDS encoding winged helix-turn-helix transcriptional regulator, producing MSIGMRPSQALRLWQQVMLSQVRDDAPDLTMRQTAILFTIYLDPPPHTVRGLAARLNVTKPVITRALDTMGALKLVSRHRDELDKRNVLIRRTVEGALFVERFGDGIIAKAHELPI from the coding sequence ATGTCGATTGGGATGCGCCCGAGCCAGGCCTTGCGACTGTGGCAGCAAGTGATGCTATCGCAGGTGCGCGACGACGCGCCCGATCTGACCATGCGCCAGACGGCGATCCTGTTCACAATCTATCTCGATCCGCCGCCGCATACGGTGCGCGGGCTCGCCGCCCGCCTCAATGTCACCAAGCCGGTGATCACCCGCGCGCTTGACACGATGGGCGCGCTAAAACTGGTGTCGCGCCATCGCGACGAGCTCGACAAGCGCAATGTCCTGATCAGGCGCACGGTCGAGGGCGCGCTCTTTGTCGAGCGCTTCGGCGATGGTATCATCGCCAAGGCCCACGAACTGCCAATCTAG